One region of Trichosurus vulpecula isolate mTriVul1 chromosome 1, mTriVul1.pri, whole genome shotgun sequence genomic DNA includes:
- the LOC118850090 gene encoding 60S ribosomal protein L36, which yields MAIRYPMAVGLNKGHKVTKNVSKPRHCRRRGRLTKHTKFVRDMIREVCGFAPYERRAMELLKVSKDKRALKFIKKRVGTHIRAKRKREELSNVLAAMRKAAAKKD from the coding sequence ATGGCCATCCGATACCCCATGGCCGTGGGCCTCAACAAGGGCCACAAAGTTACCAAAAACGTTTCGAAGCCGCGACACTGCCGCCGCCGTGGGCGCTTGACCAAACACACCAAGTTTGTGAGAGATATGATCCGGGAAGTGTGTGGATTTGCCCCTTATGAGAGGCGTGCCATGGAATTGTTAAAGGTCTCTAAGGATAAGAGAGCCCTTAAGTTCATCAAAAAAAGGGTGGGAACTCACATCCGggccaagaggaagagagaggagctcaGCAACGTCCTAGCTGCCATGAGGAAGGCTGCTGCGAAGAAGGACTAA